From the genome of Lineus longissimus chromosome 8, tnLinLong1.2, whole genome shotgun sequence, one region includes:
- the LOC135492148 gene encoding uncharacterized protein LOC135492148 isoform X1 yields the protein MLSLRLINLNELRQGNVSDLSTKGREDEAMIAAVHTSTPTPAMPVHGPGDPVSTLKQTEHAKFRWSHIFVELGSVDEILQPIRSSSRLKYTSITVSASYIAVGSSTGAVYIFHKESLKWLHHLTNDKEGSVTQLSFSPDDNVLAHACSNGHVTVTELNIQKRASLRRLRLSVDHKGSVVTSLEWNLQGNLLFIGDDVGRVSVAKVTTSITKDLLQVPSEIILRLDSKIIQLSLHDEKLVISTLKKTYLCNTVKKEYSQIGKQDRNGAFGSLFFQWPREEPPMILCARPRSRVWQVNGDGEVVHTHQFKEMLNIPSLPIATYREEETSFPDPEERSTPKVVNFNRLKKLGDRFVFTWSTDGMYVFNPNDATSIFWSPFKDIIDLATYRNDVFILDSMSNVTKLTLLSAERSVIKLFAHSLWKQSASSAYFFETLIRPAAVRRYVPREVLLDLRDKFVNNQCDTHLKKVEELLDSIECPEEKVPPSVAHTSTVHVLDSGIHVVNRPKRSESELSDKSSGASNQRGDSSGEYSRELVTRGSPKVQNVENVALFALDDQNDPEEKSCPMLSIRGADLDAMLSKSLVVSSPETEDILKYDINQNSDAKNTKEDFDKVFPDLREGSGLKTVNDQTNSTVSDNISQLVVAHGIFDSVEVPALCVPRPNEQFISSVDDTTDYGNAHHDHDTLADGTTNAAAERTCNIVRDTEEHFCDIDLRSIGQMAPFRNSSGEINQEAVQVPAGIHEDITEEFPVELPVAAENMLSEPAVLQRRASDPNLVGLDTGSPSSARGGPLTIRSRSPDAQTKASKKGRRKTAALIEFDEPKGKLPGKGRIYRQTASLKKKSTSKDVDIPSPNGEMRQGQQLSPAPSNMMSAASKMVSTSTKMANGTSSPQMAYKVHRPLRHRETFTPPMESPQRECSPTLVPQPHGQGAEPNIKLILEATKNVLQSRTKSFLGNLKKNIKETFKESMMTESTHPAMRLMAETYDTIAPMEVTPTPEIVRPRKEEKITTLQQKAISADVINFYNATKAASKAIKKPAIGYSKKRLRAELKKWVPLLNDMLHNLHQNVYNEKLEEFIEEKKLEQMPLRHVQDIFIDSLESSSSNEVPETPHVEEDPYRLHIGGEEPKRNKSPVNYFYDEDVNTRDIFSVLHAPVKKEIEEEREDVLSAENVTSAEHVTSAENVTSTENVTSAENVTSADNCSRSFSADTNSVDGVNHVSNPKPDTPEDSDDMPIDYSDFDLDLSDIVYVDDPFSLPKDLHSQVAKLVLLCLELGIHGEIKEKILPVLSDCHRCFLEQQKNADTEEVIKWSECGDSENSNFQTLTSKFTCSSSKSNAKLGCVPCGEDTSRSGAIQTSECKSCLVLSDAVIFMRCYFHFLNIPKLKRFIDHCHGNRRITLWKEFVECLHVLADSSDPFAKLIHRNELSSAFQHHNNQELIESPAVLSHVVRLFSHNEMKTIHLCGDLHKVISPLDILYMCRDGVDFREHYLTYLDRLSMVTSNTEAARESTINQICQEKEVQIAWLECLLCGRTIDNSCSCGMPKPLGHTATWERNCLINSVMLASAPCDRILQLCQKYGYWQGYLRCLQYPKNRDQYLEILIQLGEFELLKNIIAKESENLGRSDFENLVKLKQKQTTPTDDQILLKPEHGEVWYCLNCRQQLPLEAKSDTPNSSTGIDWSKLITWENLAKLVMKNIGYSNALDMLQGVEVQRGVLSADFFRTCLLAVSVEQQQCLLVQDILEQMDNYLWRRKPGYLAPQLAKMVQKESSNGEGRTAEKLFSILNDQTKMRSQYLENPACHWGAQTDLKGDCLCCSLPLTAIINQAESGLVIFNCGHVYHKYCVPQKLCPICLNKV from the exons ATGCTGTCATTACGTTTAATAAACTTG AATGAGCTTAGGCAAGGCAATGTATCTGACTTATCAACCAAGGGGAGGGAGGATGAGGCAATGATCGCAGCAGTCCACACAAGCACACCAACCCCAGCCATGCCAGTCCATGGCCCTGGAGATCCTGTCTCTACTCTCAAACAGACAGAACATGCCAAGTTTCGCTGGAGCCACATATTTGTTGAATTAGGCTCAGTTGATGAGATCCTCCAGCCAATAAGATCTTCCAGTCGACTTAAA tacACCAGTATCACAGTGTCTGCCTCTTACATTGCTGTTGGCTCATCCACTGGTGCTGTCTATATCTTCCACAAGGAATCACTGAAATGGCTACATCATCTCACAAATGACAAG GAAGGCTCAGTGACACAGCTTAGCTTTAGCCCTGATGATAATGTACTAGCTCATGCATGTAG CAATGGTCATGTGACTGTGACAGAATTGAACATCCAGAAGCGTGCAAGTCTTCGCCGGCTACGCTTAAGTGTTGACCACAAGGGATCGGTTGTCACATCCCTTGAATGGAACTTACAAGGAAATCTGCTCTTTATTGGTGATGATGTGGGGAGAGTCTCAGTTGCTAAGGTAACGACATCCATCACAAAAGATCTCCTTCAG GTTCCAAGTGAGATCATTCTAAGACTCGATTCGAAGATCATACAACTCAGTCTCCATGATGAAAAGTTGGTGATCTCAACTCTAAAGAAGACATATCTATGCAACACAGTGAA aAAGGAATATTCACAGATTGGCAAACAGGACAGAAACGGTGCATTTGGTTCCCTCTTCTTCCAATGGCCTAGAGAGGAGCCTCCAATGATATTGTGTGCCCGGCCGAGGTCTCGTGTatggcaagtaaatggtgatgGTGAGGTGGTCCACACGCATCAGTTCAAGGAGATGCTGAACATTCCATCACTTCCCATCGCAACGTACAGAGAGGAGGAGACCAGCTTTCCTGATCCTGAGGAACGTAGTACCCCTAAAGTGGTCAACTTTAATAGGCTAAAGAAGTTAGG GGACAGATTTGTGTTCACCTGGTCAACAGATGGCATGTATGTCTTCAATCCAAATGATGCCACATCTATATTCTGGAGCCCGTTCAAAGACATTATCGATCTTGCCACATATCGGAATGATGTATTCATTCTCGACAGCATGTCTAATGTGACTAAGCTGACCTTGCTCTCGGCAGAAAGATCAGTTATAAAACTCTTCGCACATTCCTTGTGGAAGCAAAGTGCCAGCTCGGCATATTTCTTTGAAACCTTGATTCGTCCAGCAGCAGTTCGTAGATATGTCCCGAGAGAAGTGTTACTTGACCTACGGGATAAATTTGTCAACAATCAGTGTGATACACATTTGAAAAAAGTTGAAGAACTTCTGGATTCGATCGAATGCCCTGAGGAGAAAGTACCGCCATCAGTCGCTCATACGTCAACAGTCCATGTGTTGGATTCTGGAATACATGTTGTGAATCGACCCAAACGCAGTGAAAGTGAATTATCTGACAAGAGTTCTGGTGCCTCGAATCAGAGAGGCGACAGCAGTGGGGAATATTCGCGAGAACTTGTCACAAGAGGTTCACCGAAAGTGCAGAATGTTGAAAATGTGGCATTGTTTGCTCTGGACGACCAAAACGATCCAGAAGAGAAATCATGCCCAATGCTTAGTATTCGTGGTGCGGATCTTGATGCAATGTTGAGTAAATCCTTGGTGGTGAGCTCACCGGAAACGGAAGATATTCTGAAATATGACATCAACCAAAACAGCGATGCAAAAAATACAAAGGAAGATTTTGACAAAGTCTTTCCAGATTTGAGAGAGGGTTCAGGGTTAAAAACCGTCAATGACCAAACCAATTCCACTGTGTCCGACAATATTAGTCAGTTAGTCGTAGCACATGGCATTTTTGATAGTGTTGAAGTTCCAGCCCTCTGTGTGCCTAGGCCGAATGAGCAGTTCATATCAAGTGTTGATGACACTACTGACTATGGTAATgcccatcatgatcatgatactTTAGCAGATGGTACTACTAATGCAGCAGCAGAACGTACTTGTAACATTGTCAGAGATACAGAGGAGCATTTCTGTGATATTGATCTAAGATCGATTGGTCAGATGGCTCCATTTCGCAATTCTTCTGGTGAAATTAATCAAGAGGCAGTGCAGGTTCCTGCAGGTATCCATGAAGACATAACTGAAGAATTCCCAGTCGAGTTACCTGTTGCAGCAGAAAACATGTTGTCTGAGCCAGCAGTTCTCCAACGTCGGGCATCAGATCCTAATTTAGTCGGCTTGGATACTGGTAGTCCATCGTCTGCTCGGGGAGGGCCCTTGACCATTCGGTCAAGATCGCCGGATGCTCAGACAAAAGCATCCAAGAAGGGCAGGCGGAAAACTGCAGCGCTGATTGAATTCGATGAGCCAAAGGGAAAGTTGC CTGGAAAAGGGAGAATCTACAGACAGACAGCATCATTGAAAAAGAAAAGTACGT caAAGGATGTCGATATCCCTTCACCAAATGGTGAAATGAGGCAGGGCCAACAGCTGTCACCTGCTCCTTCCAATATGATGTCTGCTGCTTCGAAAATGGTGTCTACCTCAACCAAAATGGCGAATGGAACATCTTCTCCACAGATGGCGTACAAAGTTCATCGACCCCTGAGACATCGAGAAACATTCACTCCGCCTATGGAGTCACCACAAAGGGAGTGCAGCCCTACACTTGTGCCCCAACCCCATGGCCAGGGAGCTGAGCCAAACATTAAGCTGATCTTAGAAGCTACGAAAAATGTTTTGCAATCAAGGACAAAAAGTTTCTTGGGGAATTTGAAGAAGAATATAAAGGAGACTTTCAAGGAAAGCATGATGACTGAGTCGACCCATCCCGCTATGAGATTAATGGCTGAGACATACGACACGATTGCCCCAATGGAAGTTACCCCAACACCAGAAATAGTGAGGCCTCGTAAGGAAGAGAAAATTACTACGTTGCAGCAAAAGGCAATATCTGCAGATGTGATCAACTTCTACAATGCAACAAAGGCAGCAAG CAAGGCCATCAAAAAACCTGCCATTGGGTACAGCAAAAAGAGACTGAGAGCAGAACTAAAGAAGTGGGTACCTCTTCTGAACGACATGCTACACAACCTCCACCAAAACGTTTACAACGAAAAACTTGAAGAATTCATTGAGGAGAAAAAACTTGAGCAGATGCCCCTCCGACATGTGCAAGATATCTTTATTGATAGCTTGGAATCCAGCAGCAGCAACGAAGTCCCCGAAACTCCACATGTTGAAGAGGATCCTTATCGTCTGCATATAGGCGGAGAGGAACCGAAACGGAACAAGTCGCCTGTGAATTATTTCTACGATGAAGATGTGAACACGAGAGACATCTTTTCAGTTCTTCACGCTCCAGTCAAGAAGGAAATCGAAGAGGAGCGGGAGGATGTATTGTCTGCTGAAAATGTGACGTCTGCTGAGCATGTGACGTCTGCTGAGAATGTGACGTCTACTGAGAATGTGACATCTGCTGAAAATGTGACATCTGCTGATAATTGTTCCAGGAGTTTTTCAGCAGACACGAATTCAGTAGATGGTGTGAATCATGTGTCAAATCCAAAACCGGATACACCTGAAGACTCTGACGACATGCCAATAGATTACAGtgactttgaccttgacctctctgACATTGTTTACGTTGACGATCCGTTTTCTCTTCCGAAAGACCTACATTCCCAAGTCGCAAAGTTGGTGCTATTATGTTTGGAGCTTGGAATTCACGGAGAAATTAAGGAAAAGATTCTTCCTGTGTTATCAGATTGCCACAGGTGTTTTCTAGAACAGCAGAAAAATGCAGACACAGAGGAAGTGATTAAGTGGTCGGAATGTGGCGAttctgaaaattcaaatttccaaaCTTTAACTTCAAAGTTCACATGCTCAAGTTCAAAGTCAAATGCAAAACTGGGTTGTGTCCCTTGTGGGGAAGATACGTCCAGGAGTGGTGCTATCCAAACGAGTGAATGTAAAAGCTGTTTGGTGCTGTCCGATGCCGTCATATTTATGCGGTGCTACTTTCATTTCTTGAACATTCCAAAATTAAAGAGATTCATCGACCATTGCCATGGCAACCGTAGGATAACACTCTGGAAGGAATTTGTTGAGTGTCTTCATG TCCTGGCCGATTCGTCCGACCCATTTGCAAAATTAATCCATAGGAACGAGCTGAGCTCAGCCTTCCAGCACCATAACAACCAAGAGCTCATTGAGAGTCCTGCAGTGCTGTCCCACGTCGTCAGACTCTTCAGCCACAACGAGATGAAGACCATCCATCTTTGTGGTGACCTTCACAAGGTCATCAGTCCACTTGATATCCTCTACATGTGCCGAGATGGTGTTGACTTTCGAGAACATTACCTGACCTATCTTGATAGGCTGTCAATGGTGACAAGCAATACTGAGGCTGCCAG GGAATCAACGATAAACCAAATTTGCCAAGAGAAGGAAGTACAGATAGCCTGGCTTGAATGTCTGTTGTGTGGAAGGACTATTGACAACTCCTGTAGCTGTGGAATGCCAAA GCCCCTTGGACACACTGCAACCTGGGAGCGTAACTGTCTGATCAACAGTGTGATGCTGGCCTCTGCGCCGTGTGATAGGATTCTACAACTTTGCCAGAAATATGGCTACTGGCAGGGCTATCTGAGGTGCCTGCAGTACCCGAAAAACCGAGATCAATACCTCGAGATTCTGATTCAGTTAGGAGAGTTTGAACTCCTAAAGAATATCATTGCAAAAG AGTCTGAAAATCTAGGGAGGTCGGACTTTGAAAACCTTGTCAAGCTGAAGCAAAAGCAGACTACCCCCACAGATGACCAGATCTTGCTGAAGCCTGAACATGGAGAAGTTTGGTATTGTTTGAACTGTAGACAGCAATTACCTTTAGAAGCTAAGAGTGACACTCCCAACAGTTCTACTGGAATCGACTGGTCAAAACTGATCACTTGGGAAAACCTCGCAAAACTCGTCATGAAAAATATTGGTTATAGCAATGCCTTGGATATGCTACAAGGTGTCGAAGTTCAGCGCGGGGTGCTTTCGGCTGATTTCTTTCGTACGTGTTTGCTGGCAGTTAGTGTTGAGCAGCAGCAGTGTCTGCTAGTCCAGGATATACTTGAGCAGATGGATAACTACCTATGGCGGCGGAAACCAGGTTACTTGGCACCGCAGTTGGCAAAAATGGTTCAGAAGGAAAGCAGTAACGGGGAAGGGAGGACCGCAGAGAAGTTG TTTTCAATTCTGAACGACCAAACAAAGATGAGAAGTCAGTACCTTGAAAATCCTGCCTGTCACTGGGGTGCTCAGACTGATCTCAAAGG TGACTGCCTATGCTGCTCCTTGCCTTTGACTGCAATCATCAACCAAGCAGAATCCGGCCTGGTTATCTTCAACTGTGGACACGTCTACCACAAATACTGTGTACCTCAG
- the LOC135492148 gene encoding uncharacterized protein LOC135492148 isoform X2: MLSLRLINLNELRQGNVSDLSTKGREDEAMIAAVHTSTPTPAMPVHGPGDPVSTLKQTEHAKFRWSHIFVELGSVDEILQPIRSSSRLKYTSITVSASYIAVGSSTGAVYIFHKESLKWLHHLTNDKEGSVTQLSFSPDDNVLAHACSNGHVTVTELNIQKRASLRRLRLSVDHKGSVVTSLEWNLQGNLLFIGDDVGRVSVAKVTTSITKDLLQVPSEIILRLDSKIIQLSLHDEKLVISTLKKTYLCNTVKKEYSQIGKQDRNGAFGSLFFQWPREEPPMILCARPRSRVWQVNGDGEVVHTHQFKEMLNIPSLPIATYREEETSFPDPEERSTPKVVNFNRLKKLGDRFVFTWSTDGMYVFNPNDATSIFWSPFKDIIDLATYRNDVFILDSMSNVTKLTLLSAERSVIKLFAHSLWKQSASSAYFFETLIRPAAVRRYVPREVLLDLRDKFVNNQCDTHLKKVEELLDSIECPEEKVPPSVAHTSTVHVLDSGIHVVNRPKRSESELSDKSSGASNQRGDSSGEYSRELVTRGSPKVQNVENVALFALDDQNDPEEKSCPMLSIRGADLDAMLSKSLVVSSPETEDILKYDINQNSDAKNTKEDFDKVFPDLREGSGLKTVNDQTNSTVSDNISQLVVAHGIFDSVEVPALCVPRPNEQFISSVDDTTDYGNAHHDHDTLADGTTNAAAERTCNIVRDTEEHFCDIDLRSIGQMAPFRNSSGEINQEAVQVPAGIHEDITEEFPVELPVAAENMLSEPAVLQRRASDPNLVGLDTGSPSSARGGPLTIRSRSPDAQTKASKKGRRKTAALIEFDEPKGKLPGKGRIYRQTASLKKKTKDVDIPSPNGEMRQGQQLSPAPSNMMSAASKMVSTSTKMANGTSSPQMAYKVHRPLRHRETFTPPMESPQRECSPTLVPQPHGQGAEPNIKLILEATKNVLQSRTKSFLGNLKKNIKETFKESMMTESTHPAMRLMAETYDTIAPMEVTPTPEIVRPRKEEKITTLQQKAISADVINFYNATKAASKAIKKPAIGYSKKRLRAELKKWVPLLNDMLHNLHQNVYNEKLEEFIEEKKLEQMPLRHVQDIFIDSLESSSSNEVPETPHVEEDPYRLHIGGEEPKRNKSPVNYFYDEDVNTRDIFSVLHAPVKKEIEEEREDVLSAENVTSAEHVTSAENVTSTENVTSAENVTSADNCSRSFSADTNSVDGVNHVSNPKPDTPEDSDDMPIDYSDFDLDLSDIVYVDDPFSLPKDLHSQVAKLVLLCLELGIHGEIKEKILPVLSDCHRCFLEQQKNADTEEVIKWSECGDSENSNFQTLTSKFTCSSSKSNAKLGCVPCGEDTSRSGAIQTSECKSCLVLSDAVIFMRCYFHFLNIPKLKRFIDHCHGNRRITLWKEFVECLHVLADSSDPFAKLIHRNELSSAFQHHNNQELIESPAVLSHVVRLFSHNEMKTIHLCGDLHKVISPLDILYMCRDGVDFREHYLTYLDRLSMVTSNTEAARESTINQICQEKEVQIAWLECLLCGRTIDNSCSCGMPKPLGHTATWERNCLINSVMLASAPCDRILQLCQKYGYWQGYLRCLQYPKNRDQYLEILIQLGEFELLKNIIAKESENLGRSDFENLVKLKQKQTTPTDDQILLKPEHGEVWYCLNCRQQLPLEAKSDTPNSSTGIDWSKLITWENLAKLVMKNIGYSNALDMLQGVEVQRGVLSADFFRTCLLAVSVEQQQCLLVQDILEQMDNYLWRRKPGYLAPQLAKMVQKESSNGEGRTAEKLFSILNDQTKMRSQYLENPACHWGAQTDLKGDCLCCSLPLTAIINQAESGLVIFNCGHVYHKYCVPQKLCPICLNKV, encoded by the exons ATGCTGTCATTACGTTTAATAAACTTG AATGAGCTTAGGCAAGGCAATGTATCTGACTTATCAACCAAGGGGAGGGAGGATGAGGCAATGATCGCAGCAGTCCACACAAGCACACCAACCCCAGCCATGCCAGTCCATGGCCCTGGAGATCCTGTCTCTACTCTCAAACAGACAGAACATGCCAAGTTTCGCTGGAGCCACATATTTGTTGAATTAGGCTCAGTTGATGAGATCCTCCAGCCAATAAGATCTTCCAGTCGACTTAAA tacACCAGTATCACAGTGTCTGCCTCTTACATTGCTGTTGGCTCATCCACTGGTGCTGTCTATATCTTCCACAAGGAATCACTGAAATGGCTACATCATCTCACAAATGACAAG GAAGGCTCAGTGACACAGCTTAGCTTTAGCCCTGATGATAATGTACTAGCTCATGCATGTAG CAATGGTCATGTGACTGTGACAGAATTGAACATCCAGAAGCGTGCAAGTCTTCGCCGGCTACGCTTAAGTGTTGACCACAAGGGATCGGTTGTCACATCCCTTGAATGGAACTTACAAGGAAATCTGCTCTTTATTGGTGATGATGTGGGGAGAGTCTCAGTTGCTAAGGTAACGACATCCATCACAAAAGATCTCCTTCAG GTTCCAAGTGAGATCATTCTAAGACTCGATTCGAAGATCATACAACTCAGTCTCCATGATGAAAAGTTGGTGATCTCAACTCTAAAGAAGACATATCTATGCAACACAGTGAA aAAGGAATATTCACAGATTGGCAAACAGGACAGAAACGGTGCATTTGGTTCCCTCTTCTTCCAATGGCCTAGAGAGGAGCCTCCAATGATATTGTGTGCCCGGCCGAGGTCTCGTGTatggcaagtaaatggtgatgGTGAGGTGGTCCACACGCATCAGTTCAAGGAGATGCTGAACATTCCATCACTTCCCATCGCAACGTACAGAGAGGAGGAGACCAGCTTTCCTGATCCTGAGGAACGTAGTACCCCTAAAGTGGTCAACTTTAATAGGCTAAAGAAGTTAGG GGACAGATTTGTGTTCACCTGGTCAACAGATGGCATGTATGTCTTCAATCCAAATGATGCCACATCTATATTCTGGAGCCCGTTCAAAGACATTATCGATCTTGCCACATATCGGAATGATGTATTCATTCTCGACAGCATGTCTAATGTGACTAAGCTGACCTTGCTCTCGGCAGAAAGATCAGTTATAAAACTCTTCGCACATTCCTTGTGGAAGCAAAGTGCCAGCTCGGCATATTTCTTTGAAACCTTGATTCGTCCAGCAGCAGTTCGTAGATATGTCCCGAGAGAAGTGTTACTTGACCTACGGGATAAATTTGTCAACAATCAGTGTGATACACATTTGAAAAAAGTTGAAGAACTTCTGGATTCGATCGAATGCCCTGAGGAGAAAGTACCGCCATCAGTCGCTCATACGTCAACAGTCCATGTGTTGGATTCTGGAATACATGTTGTGAATCGACCCAAACGCAGTGAAAGTGAATTATCTGACAAGAGTTCTGGTGCCTCGAATCAGAGAGGCGACAGCAGTGGGGAATATTCGCGAGAACTTGTCACAAGAGGTTCACCGAAAGTGCAGAATGTTGAAAATGTGGCATTGTTTGCTCTGGACGACCAAAACGATCCAGAAGAGAAATCATGCCCAATGCTTAGTATTCGTGGTGCGGATCTTGATGCAATGTTGAGTAAATCCTTGGTGGTGAGCTCACCGGAAACGGAAGATATTCTGAAATATGACATCAACCAAAACAGCGATGCAAAAAATACAAAGGAAGATTTTGACAAAGTCTTTCCAGATTTGAGAGAGGGTTCAGGGTTAAAAACCGTCAATGACCAAACCAATTCCACTGTGTCCGACAATATTAGTCAGTTAGTCGTAGCACATGGCATTTTTGATAGTGTTGAAGTTCCAGCCCTCTGTGTGCCTAGGCCGAATGAGCAGTTCATATCAAGTGTTGATGACACTACTGACTATGGTAATgcccatcatgatcatgatactTTAGCAGATGGTACTACTAATGCAGCAGCAGAACGTACTTGTAACATTGTCAGAGATACAGAGGAGCATTTCTGTGATATTGATCTAAGATCGATTGGTCAGATGGCTCCATTTCGCAATTCTTCTGGTGAAATTAATCAAGAGGCAGTGCAGGTTCCTGCAGGTATCCATGAAGACATAACTGAAGAATTCCCAGTCGAGTTACCTGTTGCAGCAGAAAACATGTTGTCTGAGCCAGCAGTTCTCCAACGTCGGGCATCAGATCCTAATTTAGTCGGCTTGGATACTGGTAGTCCATCGTCTGCTCGGGGAGGGCCCTTGACCATTCGGTCAAGATCGCCGGATGCTCAGACAAAAGCATCCAAGAAGGGCAGGCGGAAAACTGCAGCGCTGATTGAATTCGATGAGCCAAAGGGAAAGTTGC CTGGAAAAGGGAGAATCTACAGACAGACAGCATCATTGAAAAAGAAAA caAAGGATGTCGATATCCCTTCACCAAATGGTGAAATGAGGCAGGGCCAACAGCTGTCACCTGCTCCTTCCAATATGATGTCTGCTGCTTCGAAAATGGTGTCTACCTCAACCAAAATGGCGAATGGAACATCTTCTCCACAGATGGCGTACAAAGTTCATCGACCCCTGAGACATCGAGAAACATTCACTCCGCCTATGGAGTCACCACAAAGGGAGTGCAGCCCTACACTTGTGCCCCAACCCCATGGCCAGGGAGCTGAGCCAAACATTAAGCTGATCTTAGAAGCTACGAAAAATGTTTTGCAATCAAGGACAAAAAGTTTCTTGGGGAATTTGAAGAAGAATATAAAGGAGACTTTCAAGGAAAGCATGATGACTGAGTCGACCCATCCCGCTATGAGATTAATGGCTGAGACATACGACACGATTGCCCCAATGGAAGTTACCCCAACACCAGAAATAGTGAGGCCTCGTAAGGAAGAGAAAATTACTACGTTGCAGCAAAAGGCAATATCTGCAGATGTGATCAACTTCTACAATGCAACAAAGGCAGCAAG CAAGGCCATCAAAAAACCTGCCATTGGGTACAGCAAAAAGAGACTGAGAGCAGAACTAAAGAAGTGGGTACCTCTTCTGAACGACATGCTACACAACCTCCACCAAAACGTTTACAACGAAAAACTTGAAGAATTCATTGAGGAGAAAAAACTTGAGCAGATGCCCCTCCGACATGTGCAAGATATCTTTATTGATAGCTTGGAATCCAGCAGCAGCAACGAAGTCCCCGAAACTCCACATGTTGAAGAGGATCCTTATCGTCTGCATATAGGCGGAGAGGAACCGAAACGGAACAAGTCGCCTGTGAATTATTTCTACGATGAAGATGTGAACACGAGAGACATCTTTTCAGTTCTTCACGCTCCAGTCAAGAAGGAAATCGAAGAGGAGCGGGAGGATGTATTGTCTGCTGAAAATGTGACGTCTGCTGAGCATGTGACGTCTGCTGAGAATGTGACGTCTACTGAGAATGTGACATCTGCTGAAAATGTGACATCTGCTGATAATTGTTCCAGGAGTTTTTCAGCAGACACGAATTCAGTAGATGGTGTGAATCATGTGTCAAATCCAAAACCGGATACACCTGAAGACTCTGACGACATGCCAATAGATTACAGtgactttgaccttgacctctctgACATTGTTTACGTTGACGATCCGTTTTCTCTTCCGAAAGACCTACATTCCCAAGTCGCAAAGTTGGTGCTATTATGTTTGGAGCTTGGAATTCACGGAGAAATTAAGGAAAAGATTCTTCCTGTGTTATCAGATTGCCACAGGTGTTTTCTAGAACAGCAGAAAAATGCAGACACAGAGGAAGTGATTAAGTGGTCGGAATGTGGCGAttctgaaaattcaaatttccaaaCTTTAACTTCAAAGTTCACATGCTCAAGTTCAAAGTCAAATGCAAAACTGGGTTGTGTCCCTTGTGGGGAAGATACGTCCAGGAGTGGTGCTATCCAAACGAGTGAATGTAAAAGCTGTTTGGTGCTGTCCGATGCCGTCATATTTATGCGGTGCTACTTTCATTTCTTGAACATTCCAAAATTAAAGAGATTCATCGACCATTGCCATGGCAACCGTAGGATAACACTCTGGAAGGAATTTGTTGAGTGTCTTCATG TCCTGGCCGATTCGTCCGACCCATTTGCAAAATTAATCCATAGGAACGAGCTGAGCTCAGCCTTCCAGCACCATAACAACCAAGAGCTCATTGAGAGTCCTGCAGTGCTGTCCCACGTCGTCAGACTCTTCAGCCACAACGAGATGAAGACCATCCATCTTTGTGGTGACCTTCACAAGGTCATCAGTCCACTTGATATCCTCTACATGTGCCGAGATGGTGTTGACTTTCGAGAACATTACCTGACCTATCTTGATAGGCTGTCAATGGTGACAAGCAATACTGAGGCTGCCAG GGAATCAACGATAAACCAAATTTGCCAAGAGAAGGAAGTACAGATAGCCTGGCTTGAATGTCTGTTGTGTGGAAGGACTATTGACAACTCCTGTAGCTGTGGAATGCCAAA GCCCCTTGGACACACTGCAACCTGGGAGCGTAACTGTCTGATCAACAGTGTGATGCTGGCCTCTGCGCCGTGTGATAGGATTCTACAACTTTGCCAGAAATATGGCTACTGGCAGGGCTATCTGAGGTGCCTGCAGTACCCGAAAAACCGAGATCAATACCTCGAGATTCTGATTCAGTTAGGAGAGTTTGAACTCCTAAAGAATATCATTGCAAAAG AGTCTGAAAATCTAGGGAGGTCGGACTTTGAAAACCTTGTCAAGCTGAAGCAAAAGCAGACTACCCCCACAGATGACCAGATCTTGCTGAAGCCTGAACATGGAGAAGTTTGGTATTGTTTGAACTGTAGACAGCAATTACCTTTAGAAGCTAAGAGTGACACTCCCAACAGTTCTACTGGAATCGACTGGTCAAAACTGATCACTTGGGAAAACCTCGCAAAACTCGTCATGAAAAATATTGGTTATAGCAATGCCTTGGATATGCTACAAGGTGTCGAAGTTCAGCGCGGGGTGCTTTCGGCTGATTTCTTTCGTACGTGTTTGCTGGCAGTTAGTGTTGAGCAGCAGCAGTGTCTGCTAGTCCAGGATATACTTGAGCAGATGGATAACTACCTATGGCGGCGGAAACCAGGTTACTTGGCACCGCAGTTGGCAAAAATGGTTCAGAAGGAAAGCAGTAACGGGGAAGGGAGGACCGCAGAGAAGTTG TTTTCAATTCTGAACGACCAAACAAAGATGAGAAGTCAGTACCTTGAAAATCCTGCCTGTCACTGGGGTGCTCAGACTGATCTCAAAGG TGACTGCCTATGCTGCTCCTTGCCTTTGACTGCAATCATCAACCAAGCAGAATCCGGCCTGGTTATCTTCAACTGTGGACACGTCTACCACAAATACTGTGTACCTCAG